The genomic DNA GACCCACGGCCGGCGGGCCGCTGATCGCCGAGGACAACGCCACGGACCTGCAACCCGGGCAGCTGAGAAAATCCGAGTTCCTGGATCAGCTGCAGAGCGCCGTCTGCGCGGAGGCCGACGCGGCGCTCGCGGCGGCCGGGCGCTCGACGGCCGGGTGTCCCTACCTCGCCGGCTGGTTCGACTACTACCGGGGCCAGAGCGCCGCGCACGTCGAGGCCGCGTTGCGCCGCTACGCTCCGGAGACGAGGAGCGCGAGGTCGGCCGCCGAGTACGTCCCGCTGGTCGTGGCGCGGGTGCGCAGCGGCGTGGAGCGTTGGGTCCAGACGGGGGAGATCACCGGTGTGCCGGACGATCTGCCCATGGCCATGCCGGGCATGGGCGGACTCGCCGCCGGCATGGGGGCCGTGGCCTCGGCTGTCGGGGGACTGATGTTCAAGGCCGCCGATGGGGGCGTTCGCGCGGCGGACGATCCGGCCGCCGTGCAGCAGGCGCTCGGTCCCGGGCGGCCGCTGGAGAGCGGCGTTCGCATGCGCATGGAGCGCGCCTTCGGCCAGAGCTTCGCGGGCGTACGCACGCACACGGATGCCGTCGGGCGCCGGCTCTCCGCCGAGCAGCACGCCCGCGCATTCACCGTGGGCAGCGACATCGCCTTCGGGTCAGGTGAGTACCGGCCCGGAACCCCGGTCGGCGACGCCCTCATCGCGCACGAGCTGGCCCACGTGGTCCAGCAGCGTGGTGCCTCGCCCGAAGCTCGGAGCAAGGGCGCCGCCGATAGCGCGAGCTACGGCGCTCTGGAGCGCGATGCCGATGAAGCGGCGCTGGGCGCGGTGGCCGCGCTCTGGTCGGGAACAAGCGGAGCGCTGGCCAGGGCCGCGGCCGGGTTGCGCTCCGGGCTTCGCATATCCCGGTGCGCGTCACAGCAAACGGCCGCGCGGGCGCCGGCATCCCCCGCCGCCGCTGGCGCGGTGGGTACCCGGTTGTCGTGCCCCGCCAGCACTACCGCCAGATCGGCCGGCACGACTGAAACCGCGGCGCCGGCCGGCCGCCTCGACCCCCGCGCACAGGCCATCGTGGCCATCGCCCAGGACGAGTCGCAACCCATCGAGCAGCGCGCGGTCACCGTGGTCACCCGGATCATCTGCGAGTACTTCCCCGCCGATGCCGAGAAGGTGAGCGGGATCTCGTACCAGGCCGACCTGTCCGGGCTCGACGTCACGACCGTACGCGATGGAACGACCATCCGCGGGCACATCCGAGTGGGGCGCTACTTCGTGGAGCATGCGGACGAGCGCGGCTTCGCGAGGCGCGTGCTGCAAACTCAGCACGAGCTACAGCACATCGAGCAGTGGCGGTCGGGGATGACCGGAGAAGCGAATCAGGCCGAGCGCGAGTTCCTCGCCTTCCACCGGGAGGCCCTGGCTGCGGAGCTGCCCGGGACGGGCCGCGTGTCTCATTCGACCCGGGTCGCGCTGATCGATGCCGCGCTGGGCTATTACCACTGCCTCAACGCGGAGAAGCAGGCTGAACACAGGGCCAGGCGCGACGAGTTGCTGCAGCGCAGGCCCGTGGAAGTGCGGGCGAGCGGTCGCGCTCATCCCGAGCCGCCCACCGCGTGCCGCAGGCAGGAGGGGTAGACGCCGGATGTAGTGCGGGTCGGCTGCGGGGAGGATGGGCGGTGGTGATCCGACGATCCAGAGCAGTCCGAAAGAACAGGAGAGGCGCATGGTGACGACATCCAGCCTCAGCCGCCGAATGGACCGGCTCGTCCGGCCGCACGTCCGCGTTCTCGGACGCAAGCGCTCCTCCTTCCACGTTTGCGGGCTGACCGGACTCGCCGCAGCCCTGGCTCTGGCCAGCGTGCTCGCCGCTCAGCGTGACCTGTCTGCGTGGGTGCTGGCCGGAGCAGCCCTGACCGCGTGCGCAACCTTCCTCGCGCTGGCCATGGCCACGAAGATCGTGACGGGCGAGGAGAAGCTGATCTACTACCACCACGAGGTGGCCATCCTCACCACGGTCACGCTGATGCTGTGGGCCTTCCGCCAGCCGGTCCTCTCCTATCTGGACGTAACGCTTCTCGGAGTCGGAACCTTCCTGTTCTGCGGCCGGGTGGGGTGCTTCATGGTGGGGTGCTGCCACGGGCGGCCGCATCGCTGGGGCGTCTGCTACCGGCAGGAGCACGCGGACGAGGGTTTCACGCGGCCCTTCGTGGGTGTGCGCCTGTTCCCCATACAGCTGGTGGAGTCGGCGTGGGTGTTCACCACGGTCCTGGTCGGTGCGTGGATGGTGCTGCGGGGCGCACCGCCGGGGGCGGCGCTCGCCTGGTACGTGGTGGTCTACGATGTGGGCCGCTTCGGCTTCGAGTTCCTGCGCGGCGACGCGCGTCCGTACCGGGCAGGGTTCTCCGAGGGGCAGTGGACCTCCCTGCTGCTGATGCTGGTCGTGATCGCCGGTGAGGTGCGCGGCGTCATCCCCTCCCAGGCGTGGCATGTGGCGGCTGCCGCGGGGATGGTGGCCACAATGATCGCCGTGACGCTTCACCGCCGGCGGCGGGGCGACTCGCGCCACCGGTTGCTCAGCCCGCGGCACATTCGCGAGGTGGCGGAGGCGGTGGATCTGCTGGCAGCTGCGGGTGCGCCGACCAGAACCGCCGACGGAGCGACGGTGGTGAATGTCGCGCGGACCTCCGCGGGGCTGAACATCTCCGCGGGTGCGGTCGAGGAGACGGGAGGAGTTCTGCGCCACTACACCCTTTCCGGCAACGCGCCTTGGAGGCGGGTCGATGCCGACGCCGTGGGCCGGCTGCTGATCCGGCTACGGCATCCGGACGCCAGCGGCGAGTTGGTTCCGGGGCGAGAGGGGATCTTCCACTTCCTGATTCGTACGGATGCGGGCTCGGAGGGCGCGACTCCGGTTGGCGCCGGGGGGGCCGGGATCACGTCGGACATGGCGGCAGCGCGATGAGCGAGCAAGCGGTCGCCTCGGCTACGCGGCAATCGGCCGCGCCGGAGCTCAGCACCAAGGGGCAGCTGATGCTCCAGCGCAAATGTGCGTGCGGCCAGCACACCACAGGCGGAGGGGAGTGCGAGGAGTGCCGGAAGAAGCGGCTGCGTCTACAGCGCTGGTCGCTCGATCGGCCAGGGCCGGAGACGATTGCACGAGCCCCAAGAGCCCCAGCAGCCGCGGTGAGGGGGAAGGAGTCGACGCGATTCGGAGTCGACTTGAGCCGGCGAGCCACCCCGACGACACGCCAGGCAGTCTCGACGAAGCAGCGCGCTCTCCCAGAGCTTGATACCACGGAGCGCCAGCGAACCGGATCGGAGATCGAGTCCGGCGGCGGAGCCACTGCATCCGAGACAGAGGTGAGCTTGGGCGAAGGTTCGCCTGCGACGACGAGCGCTGCTGCTGGCCCCTCCGTGGAAGGAGCGGACAGTGAATCCCCTAGCGAGACGTTGTCCGGGCAACCTGCCGAGCCGCTGCTCGTGGAAGACGACGCTGGCGAACTCAGGTCCGGCCAGCTACGGAAAACCCACTTCTTGGAGCGGCTGGAGACCGCCGTGTGCGCGGAGGCCGAGGCGGCTCTCGCTGGTACAGACCGATCTACCGAGGGCTGCCCATACCTTCGGTTCTGGTTCGACTACTACCGCGGGAAGGATGCCGGGTATGTCGAACGAGCTTTGTGGCGATACGCTCCCGAAACCCGGACGGCCCGCTCGGCCAGCGACTATGTGCCAATGGTGGCTGCGCGGGTCCGACAAGGAGTAGAACGGTGGGTGGTCACGGGGGAGATCACCGGCGTTCCCGAGGATGCACCGCGACCGGCGGGTGCTCCGAGTGAATCGGAGCCAATCGCGACTGAAACAGTTCAACTCAAGGGGAAAGAAGCTGCGTCTGGCCGTCCTACCGACCACCCGCAGGCTGTGCGAGCGCGACTGGGCAGAGGCCACCGAATGGAGAGTGGCGTGCGTCGTCGCATGGAGAGCGCTTTCGGCCGGAGCTTCTCCAAAGTCCAGTTGCACACTGATGCAGACGCGGGGCGGGTTGCAACCGAGCAGAACGCCCGCGCCTTAACCGTTGGTGAGCACGTGGCGTTCGGCGCCGGTGAATACCGGCCCGGAACGCTCGCGGGCGACGCGCTTATTGCACACGAGCTTGCGCACGTCATTCAGCAAGGGAGTGGATCACCCACACCCGAGTCACTCGAAGTAGGCAGCGCCTCGCACAATGAACTGGAGAAGGATGCCGATCGTTCGGCAGTCGGGGCGGTGACCTCACTTTGGAGCGGAGCTCGGCAGCGGCTAGCCGGAGCGGCGGTAGACGCAGTTCCACAGCTTCGTTCCGGTCTGGCGCTGCAACGCTGCTCCAGAGATTCGTCGACCCCAACGGGAAGCAGTACCACCGGAGGATCTCCGGCCACCGCTACAACCGTCACATTCCAACCGATCGCCGCCTGTTCGGGCTTTGACGATACCATCAACCCCCCAACGCTGATGGTTCCCACGGGCGGAACTCGTCAGG from Longimicrobiaceae bacterium includes the following:
- a CDS encoding DUF4157 domain-containing protein — its product is MSFHQAPAPAAGGVRLRTSSLAVQRACACGNHAPGGECEKCRRKKLLQRKSQGTDDLSSRAMGSRARTAGSGPGPDLSRVAARSSAAGPALRTVLTVQRQPLDAAPTAPEARPAASAEPTAEPAPSALTPGPSPVAEPAPGPEAAQEPAGPTAGGPLIAEDNATDLQPGQLRKSEFLDQLQSAVCAEADAALAAAGRSTAGCPYLAGWFDYYRGQSAAHVEAALRRYAPETRSARSAAEYVPLVVARVRSGVERWVQTGEITGVPDDLPMAMPGMGGLAAGMGAVASAVGGLMFKAADGGVRAADDPAAVQQALGPGRPLESGVRMRMERAFGQSFAGVRTHTDAVGRRLSAEQHARAFTVGSDIAFGSGEYRPGTPVGDALIAHELAHVVQQRGASPEARSKGAADSASYGALERDADEAALGAVAALWSGTSGALARAAAGLRSGLRISRCASQQTAARAPASPAAAGAVGTRLSCPASTTARSAGTTETAAPAGRLDPRAQAIVAIAQDESQPIEQRAVTVVTRIICEYFPADAEKVSGISYQADLSGLDVTTVRDGTTIRGHIRVGRYFVEHADERGFARRVLQTQHELQHIEQWRSGMTGEANQAEREFLAFHREALAAELPGTGRVSHSTRVALIDAALGYYHCLNAEKQAEHRARRDELLQRRPVEVRASGRAHPEPPTACRRQEG
- a CDS encoding prolipoprotein diacylglyceryl transferase family protein encodes the protein MVTTSSLSRRMDRLVRPHVRVLGRKRSSFHVCGLTGLAAALALASVLAAQRDLSAWVLAGAALTACATFLALAMATKIVTGEEKLIYYHHEVAILTTVTLMLWAFRQPVLSYLDVTLLGVGTFLFCGRVGCFMVGCCHGRPHRWGVCYRQEHADEGFTRPFVGVRLFPIQLVESAWVFTTVLVGAWMVLRGAPPGAALAWYVVVYDVGRFGFEFLRGDARPYRAGFSEGQWTSLLLMLVVIAGEVRGVIPSQAWHVAAAAGMVATMIAVTLHRRRRGDSRHRLLSPRHIREVAEAVDLLAAAGAPTRTADGATVVNVARTSAGLNISAGAVEETGGVLRHYTLSGNAPWRRVDADAVGRLLIRLRHPDASGELVPGREGIFHFLIRTDAGSEGATPVGAGGAGITSDMAAAR